GTCGCCGCAGTCATGGCGAACGCAAGTGCGGCGACATCCGATGCCCTGATCGCGGCCCCGAAGGCTGCGCTCACAGCCCAACCTCAAGCAAACTGGCGCGACGAAGTGACATTCACCCTTGCCTCGGGCGAAGGAAAGGAAATCAAGTTGCGCATGAATGAGGGTGAAAAGGCCGAATTTGAGTGGGTCGTCAATGGAGGCTCTGTTAACTTCGATACCCACGGCGATGGCGGCGGGCGTTCCATCAGCTACGAAAAGGGCCGCGGCGTGCCGGCCGACGATGGCAATCTGGTGGCGGCGTTCACCGGCAACCATGGTTGGTATTGGCGCAACCGAGGTCAGGCAACTGTGAAGGTCGTGCTCCGCACGCGTGGCCAGTACAGCGACCTCAAGCAGGTCCAGTGATCTGAAAAGAGAGCGGCGATGCGAGAGCCGCTCTCCATGAGAGCACGCTACCTGCGGAGCCGTTCGCAAACGAACGCCATTGGCGCATTCGTACAAGACGCCATGCAG
The DNA window shown above is from Hydrogenophaga sp. BPS33 and carries:
- a CDS encoding transmembrane anchor protein, with protein sequence MYNAETPLRAELPSSRQLLRSTALATISAIVILVAIVLPAEYGIDPTGVGRVLRMTEMGEIKQQLAAEAAADATAASAGNPAAPVAAVMANASAATSDALIAAPKAALTAQPQANWRDEVTFTLASGEGKEIKLRMNEGEKAEFEWVVNGGSVNFDTHGDGGGRSISYEKGRGVPADDGNLVAAFTGNHGWYWRNRGQATVKVVLRTRGQYSDLKQVQ